The Raphanus sativus cultivar WK10039 chromosome 2, ASM80110v3, whole genome shotgun sequence genome includes a region encoding these proteins:
- the LOC108840533 gene encoding uncharacterized protein LOC108840533 gives HNSELDVESSLFIINTGQEEIEHITTGYSKMDLTYQKPDTIDPQTQKPDPEPAVMKPRLSRNRSVAASEHPDHSPMKPAVSMMRRSSSVSSATTWPLPFNEGDDKENVHEKKKSNKIKKKAFVKACKRFFGIS, from the coding sequence CACAACTCAGAGCTAGATGTAGAATCCAGTCTATTTATCATAAACACAGGTCAAGAAGAAATAGAACACATCACGACTGGCTACTCCAAAATGGATTTAACATACCAGAAACCCGACACAATCGATCCACAGACCCAGAAACCAGATCCGGAACCTGCTGTGATGAAACCGAGACTGAGCAGGAACAGGTCAGTGGCTGCATCTGAGCATCCGGATCACTCACCAATGAAGCCTGCTGTGTCTATGATGAGAAGATCTTCGTCAGTCAGCTCTGCCACCACGTGGCCTCTTCCTTTCAACGAAGGAGATGATAAAGAGAATGTccatgagaagaagaagagcaacaagatCAAGAAGAAAGCATTCGTTAAGGCTTGTAAGCGATTCTTTGGGATCTCTTAA